The stretch of DNA AGATTCAAGATGTATAGATCGATATGGTTTTAGATACATATAGTATATTAGCTTCCGAACTCGATATGACCTGAATGAGAATCTTGAAATATTGAGATAATTTAAGCCACAGTGGACCGATATGATGCATAGTAATGCAAAGAATTTCATGTTCTTTGGTTATCTCTTCccacaaatataaattatatcatcatatagttgaagaaaatttcaaaaacattaGTGATGATGATTCGTGTATGacaattataagaaaattattatcaatTCATTATTTTGCTGTatctataaatttgttatataaattttgtaagcaATTTATGGAGTCCAACCCTAAATAACAAGCTCAATGCAAATAGGTCTTGTAATCCtattaattctttatatatatatatatatatatatatatatatatatatatatatatatatatatatatttaatttgtttgattacttttatatatttatgcatGCAGGATGTTCCCGTTGAGCAAAGAGGAGATGCAGTGAAGAGTTTAGTTTACGAGGCAAATGCAAGAGTGAGAAATCCTGTGTATGGCTGTGTTGGAATAATATCTAACTTAGAAATTCAAGTTTCTGAGTTACAAAAGCAGCTTGCAATAGCTCATGCAGAGATTCGTACCATGAAAATGCAGCAAGAATTTATGTTCATCAATGGTGGTATATCACCATGACTACTCTCCCCTTTCTCTCTTCCATGACAATAGAGTTATGTAGTAAtatatctaaaataaatttagttgcACAGTTTAGAGCATGGTCATGAGAGTTTGTTCCTGTCCCACATGGGCTTTGAATAATGCAATCAATATGTTGGTTGGATGTATTTGTGCTTAAATGTATCTAAcacttaaattatatataatgagtttatctcaaattttataaaagataagaataaatattaaattgttcatattttcatatatattttacaaaatatataaataaaatcaattttaacttaAGAAGTTGAAATACCAAATAATTAGTTTTAGGTTggtataaatttttaaactttatggTGTGTGTGAAAGAAAATTTTAGTTCAactctaaattttgaaaaatcatatttcaGTTTACACAATGATATAATCATTTATGTAAGTTATACTGTTAATGTTATTTCATCTTATCTAAATAATGCACAGTGAGTTACCTATTTTGttttaagaattattaaaaCTAACTTAAAAGAACATTAAGGATTTGTTCACTTCATAAGATG from Vigna unguiculata cultivar IT97K-499-35 chromosome 8, ASM411807v1, whole genome shotgun sequence encodes:
- the LOC114195071 gene encoding LOB domain-containing protein 12-like yields the protein MSVNCSPCASCKLLRRRCSQNCLFAPYFPSNDLHNFAMVHRVFGCSNLTKMLKDVPVEQRGDAVKSLVYEANARVRNPVYGCVGIISNLEIQVSELQKQLAIAHAEIRTMKMQQEFMFINGGISP